From the genome of Nitrospira sp., one region includes:
- a CDS encoding type I secretion system permease/ATPase: MDTLTSNPADCSVPSPVEDTGLLCLLMLARFHDLPVDGGQIQHQFGHSGKVLATQDLLRAAKHVGFRVGLVTARWDELTATPLPAIVQLLDGRYVVLAKAQDDKVLIHDPLGARPLVQSRETFVTTWSGRLLLCAKRAGLRAQDLAFDITWFVPAVLKYRRLLSEVLLASFFLQLFALLTPLFTQVVIDKVLVHKGFTTLHVLAIGMLALALFDALLGGLRTYLFAHTTNRIDVGLGAQLFRHLLALPLAYFEARRVGDTVARVRELEHIRQFLTSNSVTVVLDAVFIVVFLAVMWLYSLMLTLVVLASLPLYAILSVVITPTIRARLNEKFNRGAENQSFLVEAVSGIQTVKALAVEPPLQRRWDEQLAGYVQASFRATSLITIAGQLATFIQKATTIAVMWVGAYQVIDGALSIGELIAFNMLAGQVTGPLLRMVNLWQEFQQVGISIQRLGDVLNTRPEPAYSPARTTLPQIAGQITFDDVTFRYRPDGRPVLQQVSFSLQSGQIIGMVGRSGSGKSTITKLMQRLYVPERGRVLVDGIDLAQVDPAWLRRQVGVVLQENFLFNRSVRDNIALTDPGLSMDRVIQAATLAGAHEFILELPDGYDTVVGEHGCALSGGQRQRIAIARALVANPRILIFDEATSALDYESEAIIQRNMAQICKGRTVLVIAHRLSTVRPAHRIYVLDKGQIVEDGTHDDLIKRNGMYARLHRYQEGRSAAA, translated from the coding sequence ATGGATACGTTGACGTCCAATCCCGCGGATTGCTCTGTGCCAAGTCCCGTTGAAGATACGGGCTTGTTATGCCTGCTCATGCTCGCCAGGTTCCACGACCTGCCTGTTGACGGGGGGCAGATTCAGCATCAGTTCGGGCATTCGGGTAAGGTCCTGGCGACGCAGGATTTGCTACGCGCAGCCAAACACGTCGGGTTTCGAGTCGGTCTTGTGACCGCTCGATGGGACGAGCTTACGGCAACTCCATTGCCGGCCATTGTCCAACTACTCGATGGGCGATACGTCGTCCTGGCCAAAGCGCAGGACGACAAGGTACTCATCCATGATCCATTGGGGGCGCGACCGCTGGTTCAATCGAGAGAGACGTTCGTCACAACTTGGAGCGGCAGGTTGCTACTGTGTGCGAAACGCGCGGGCCTCAGGGCGCAGGATCTTGCCTTCGACATCACCTGGTTCGTTCCAGCGGTGCTCAAGTATCGACGGCTATTAAGCGAAGTGTTGCTGGCGTCCTTTTTTCTGCAGCTCTTTGCACTGCTCACTCCCTTGTTTACCCAGGTGGTTATCGATAAAGTTTTGGTTCACAAGGGCTTCACGACCCTGCATGTTTTAGCCATCGGTATGCTGGCGCTGGCACTATTCGATGCTCTACTCGGTGGGTTGCGTACATACCTATTTGCTCATACCACCAATCGGATCGATGTTGGTTTGGGTGCGCAGCTCTTCAGACATCTTTTGGCTCTCCCTCTTGCCTATTTTGAAGCCCGTCGGGTTGGCGATACCGTCGCACGTGTGCGCGAGCTCGAACATATCCGTCAATTTCTCACCAGCAATTCCGTGACCGTCGTGCTGGATGCCGTGTTCATCGTCGTGTTTCTCGCTGTGATGTGGCTCTACAGTTTGATGTTGACGCTGGTGGTGCTGGCATCTCTGCCGCTCTATGCCATTCTTTCGGTTGTCATTACGCCGACGATTCGCGCACGGCTCAATGAGAAGTTTAACCGCGGAGCGGAGAACCAATCATTTCTCGTCGAAGCCGTGAGCGGTATTCAAACAGTGAAGGCTTTGGCCGTCGAGCCACCGTTGCAGCGCCGCTGGGACGAACAATTGGCCGGATACGTGCAAGCCAGCTTCCGTGCGACCAGTCTGATCACCATAGCCGGCCAACTGGCGACATTCATCCAAAAAGCTACGACTATTGCCGTTATGTGGGTCGGTGCGTATCAGGTCATCGATGGAGCGCTGAGTATCGGCGAATTGATCGCCTTTAACATGCTCGCCGGGCAGGTGACCGGGCCCTTGTTGCGTATGGTGAACCTCTGGCAGGAGTTTCAACAGGTCGGCATTTCAATACAACGCTTGGGCGACGTGTTGAACACCAGGCCTGAACCTGCGTATAGCCCGGCCCGCACAACGTTGCCGCAGATCGCCGGACAGATTACGTTTGACGACGTCACCTTTCGCTATCGCCCAGATGGCCGGCCGGTTCTGCAACAGGTCTCCTTCTCCCTCCAGTCAGGTCAGATTATTGGGATGGTAGGACGATCCGGGTCTGGCAAAAGCACCATCACGAAGCTGATGCAACGGTTGTATGTGCCGGAGCGTGGCCGTGTACTGGTCGATGGGATAGATCTTGCGCAGGTAGATCCGGCTTGGTTGCGTCGACAAGTCGGCGTGGTGCTGCAGGAGAACTTTCTTTTCAATCGTTCTGTTCGAGACAACATCGCATTAACTGACCCGGGGCTCTCGATGGATCGTGTGATCCAGGCAGCGACGTTGGCGGGTGCCCACGAGTTCATCCTTGAATTGCCGGACGGATACGACACGGTCGTCGGGGAGCATGGCTGCGCCCTCTCCGGCGGGCAACGTCAGCGTATCGCTATTGCCCGTGCGCTCGTTGCGAATCCTCGCATTTTGATCTTTGACGAAGCCACTAGCGCTCTGGACTATGAATCCGAAGCGATCATTCAACGGAACATGGCACAGATTTGCAAGGGGCGCACGGTCCTCGTCATTGCCCATCGCTTGAGCACGGTTCGCCCTGCACATCGGATTTACGTCCTCGACAAGGGACAGATTGTCGAGGACGGGACGCACGATGATCTGATCAAGCGCAACGGGATGTATGCGCGACTTCATCGATATCAGGAAGGGCGGTCCGCCGCCGCATGA
- a CDS encoding HlyD family type I secretion periplasmic adaptor subunit has product MKALLRQLGAWRAAWQIERTVPLVFVPDGKAVEFLPAVLEIQHAPPSPIGRAILWTIILVFATAVTWSSLSRVDIVAMAPGKIIPSGYSKTIQPFETGVIAAIHVQDGQAVRQGEVLIELDATQNGADRDRALNEYRAALVEAARLRALIAGHSTFEVPEEADPQFLVLQQQLLRDQVAELSARVDKSRHLISQRRAALDATKDNIRRLEATVPIEAERAKAYRSLLAQQYVSKMDYLQFEQQRIDRAQELAGQKSKLRQDQAALAEAEQNYHVLLSEFQQSKQTELSVTETKVTSLLQEVRKAGQKTELQRLVSPIDGVVQQLAVHTVGGVVTPAQPLLTVVPQDHPVEVEAQFENKDIGFVREGQPVEIKVETFPFTLYGTIPGKVLTVSDDAVPLDKEKGGLVYASRVSMDRATMQVEGKRIHLSPGMAVTVEVKTGQRQVIDYLLSPLLKSMQESLRER; this is encoded by the coding sequence ATGAAGGCATTATTGCGACAGCTAGGGGCGTGGCGTGCGGCATGGCAAATTGAACGGACTGTGCCCTTGGTGTTTGTTCCCGACGGGAAAGCGGTGGAGTTTCTTCCCGCCGTCCTTGAAATCCAACATGCGCCGCCTTCTCCGATCGGTCGGGCAATTCTCTGGACCATCATCCTGGTGTTCGCGACGGCGGTGACCTGGTCATCCCTTAGTCGCGTTGATATCGTTGCGATGGCACCCGGCAAGATCATCCCTAGTGGTTATTCAAAAACCATCCAGCCATTTGAAACTGGCGTCATTGCCGCCATTCACGTGCAAGACGGTCAGGCCGTTCGTCAGGGAGAGGTGCTGATCGAGCTGGATGCGACGCAAAACGGCGCTGATCGGGATCGGGCGCTTAACGAATATCGAGCCGCGCTGGTCGAGGCTGCTCGATTGCGCGCGTTGATTGCGGGGCATTCCACTTTCGAAGTCCCGGAAGAAGCCGATCCCCAATTTCTAGTGCTTCAACAACAACTCTTGCGGGATCAAGTCGCGGAGCTTTCCGCTCGGGTTGATAAATCCCGGCACCTTATTAGTCAACGCCGGGCGGCGTTGGATGCGACGAAGGATAATATCCGGCGGTTAGAGGCAACTGTTCCGATTGAGGCTGAACGAGCTAAGGCCTACCGTTCTCTGTTAGCGCAACAGTACGTGTCCAAGATGGACTATCTCCAATTCGAGCAGCAACGCATCGATAGGGCGCAGGAGTTAGCTGGGCAAAAGAGCAAGTTGCGGCAAGATCAGGCTGCGCTGGCTGAGGCCGAGCAAAACTATCATGTCCTTCTTTCAGAGTTTCAGCAGAGCAAACAGACGGAGCTCTCCGTTACCGAAACGAAGGTTACGTCGCTGCTTCAAGAAGTGCGCAAGGCTGGACAGAAAACCGAGTTGCAGAGACTGGTGTCGCCGATTGACGGGGTGGTGCAGCAGCTGGCGGTGCATACGGTGGGTGGTGTCGTCACGCCTGCGCAACCATTGCTCACCGTCGTGCCCCAAGACCACCCTGTGGAAGTTGAAGCGCAGTTCGAGAACAAGGACATCGGCTTTGTGAGGGAAGGGCAGCCGGTTGAAATCAAAGTCGAGACGTTTCCGTTCACCTTATATGGAACGATTCCAGGAAAGGTGTTGACCGTCTCGGACGATGCGGTACCGTTAGACAAGGAGAAAGGCGGCCTGGTTTACGCGAGCCGGGTAAGTATGGATCGAGCCACGATGCAGGTGGAAGGAAAGCGTATCCATCTGTCGCCTGGGATGGCGGTTACCGTGGAGGTCAAGACCGGTCAGCGACAGGTGATCGACTATCTGCTGAGTCCCTTATTGAAGTCTATGCAGGAGAGTTTGAGGGAGCGTTAG